From one Triticum aestivum cultivar Chinese Spring chromosome 4B, IWGSC CS RefSeq v2.1, whole genome shotgun sequence genomic stretch:
- the LOC123095158 gene encoding monooxygenase 2, whose translation MAAEIQQQDAAEGIVIAGAGLAGLAVALGLHRKGVRSVVLESSPERRTSGFAFFTWTNAFRALDALGVGDKMRGRHLQLQGLRVMSSSTGEIAREMDLRVKGKLGPHEVRCVQRNVLLQALEEELPPGTVRYSSKIVSIDDKDGGGDGAKILHLADGSTLRAKVLIGCDGINSVVAKWLGLAKPSESGRTATRGHARYPEGHGFEPKILQFVGEGFRAGLVPWSDTDVYWFFTWSPAPSQDANGKDDGVVDRSAAAMKQFVLTQMRGAKVSPEVLEAVERSEMSDVLAAPLRFRSPLSLLFASISKGNVCVAGDALHPTTPDLAQGACTALEDGVILARCLGDAIVGAGSGEQKERAMAALRRYAGIRRWRSAQVIAVSYAVGFVQESDHSVVSFVRDKLLSGVLAKTLLMMPDYDCGKL comes from the exons ATGGCGGCGGAAATCCAACAGCAGGACGCAGCCGAAGGCATTGTGATCGCCGGCGCCGGACTGGCCGGCCTCGCCGTCGCTCTGGGACTCCACAGGAAGGGCGTCCGGAGCGTGGTGCTTGAGTCGTCGCCGGAGCGTCGCACGTCCGGCTTCGCCTTCTTCACCTGGACCAACGCCTTCCGCGCGCTTGACGCCCTTGGGGTCGGAGACAAGATGAGGGGCCGACATCTGCAGCTGCAGGG GTTGCGGGTCATGTCTTCGTCTACGGGGGAAATAGCGCGAGAAATGGATCTCCGGGTGAAAGGAAAACT GGGACCCCATGAAGTCCGCTGCGTGCAGCGTAACGTGCTGCTCCAGGCGCTGGAGGAAGAGCTGCCGCCAGGCACCGTCCGCTACTCCTCCAAGATCGTTTCCATCGACgacaaggacggcggcggcgacggtgccaAGATCCTCCATCTCGCCGACGGCTCGACTCTCCGTGCAAAGGTGCTGATCGGTTGCGACGGGATCAACTCGGTGGTCGCGAAATGGCTTGGGCTCGCGAAGCCGTCCGAGTCGGGGCGCACGGCCACGCGGGGGCACGCCAGGTACCCCGAAGGCCACGGCTTCGAGCCCAAGATCCTGCAGTTCGTCGGCGAAGGCTTCCGCGCCGGCTTGGTGCCCTGGAGCGACACCGATGTCTACTGGTTCTTCACCTGGAGTCCAGCTCCTTCCCAGGATGCCAACGGCAAGGACGATGGCGTCGTCGACCGGAGCGCCGCCGCGATGAAGCAGTTCGTGCTGACCCAGATGAGGGGCGCCAAGGTGAGCCCTGAGGTGCTGGAGGCCGTGGAGAGGAGCGAGATGAGCGACGTGCTCGCCGCACCGCTGCGGTTCCGCTCCCCGCTCTCGCTCCTGTTCGCCAGCATCAGCAAGGGGAACGTGTGCGTCGCCGGCGACGCGCTCCACCCGACGACGCCGGACCTGGCGCAGGGCGCGTGCACGGCGCTCGAGGACGGCGTCATCCTCGCCCGGTGCCTCGGCGACGCCATCGTAGGTGCCGGCTCCGGGGAGCAGAAGGAGAGGGCCATGGCTGCCCTGCGCAGGTACGCTGGCATCCGGCGGTGGAGAAGCGCACAGGTGATCGCGGTGTCGTACGCGGTGGGGTTCGTGCAGGAGAGCGACCACTCCGTGGTGAGCTTCGTGCGGGACAAGCTGCTGTCCGGGGTGCTCGCCAAGACGCTGCTCATGATGCCGGACTACGATTGCGGCAAGCTCTGA